The Pagrus major chromosome 5, Pma_NU_1.0 genomic sequence CTTCCCGTTCTCCTTCCCCCTCTCCACCATCCAGACCTGGGGAGGGTCTGCGCTCCTCATTAACCCTGCAGAGTGCTGAGGCATGTGTAGCACCCATCCACCACAGCCTCAGCATCTCACACGGCAACCCTCCCCTCCTTCTTTCTCACCACGTCTCCTTGGGCCTCACTACAGTTGCAGTGGATGTCCATTTTTACCCTGCAGCCACTGCTTCGATGGCAGTCTGCACCAGCACTCATATCAACTCTGTCTCTAATTCCACTTCAGTAGCTGCTCCTCTGTTTAGTCCCCCGTTAGTTAACAGTCAGGATAATGACCAATCAGCTGCCAGATTTCATCAGAGTAAGTAGCTTCAGATTAAGGCATCAAGTCTTAATTACTGAGCTGTAGAGGTGCTGTTAAGCATATTTTTGGACTTTGAACAGAACCAGGCTTGCTCGTTCCACCTGCtttcagtcttcatgctaagctaggctaactgtctcctggctTCAGCTCcatgctgaagacacacacgaGAGTATTGATCATCTCATCTAACTCTAAGGCGATTATTCCCAAAGTTGAACTATTCCTCTTATGATTAAGGTCAAACTACGAGGCTAACATTCTCTGTATTGACATCTTCTGTACatctttttgtaaatgtataatttatagCTTTAGCACAGCACTTTCTGTTTTACTCCCTGCGGTTACATTAATTACATGTTATAGGTCGACTGTAGTACAGGTTACTTCTGAATACATCTTTAAGTCTTGCTTTCTGCTTAATTTactttttgcatttaatttttttctgactgAAAGTGCGAGAGAGAttttcatgtgttgttttatttttcttattactTATTTAGGAATCACATGTTCAGTCTAATTCATGTTGTGTTTAAGTACAGTGTGAGTCAAACGGTTGTACAGCATTGACCTCTTTAGTGAAACAGCCAAGGATACTTttactttgtcacaaaacacagcatattgtttttgtgactgTACACACTGTGTTGCAGTGATCTGATATTTCTGATTTCAAGCTACTTGACTGTTAACACCTTTTTTGAAAACCAAAGGAAAGTTAGAGGGGCTGTATCAATAAACATTTAGATATTAAAACCACATAAGTCCTTTGTGGTATTTTTGATTATAGCTTAGACTTGCTTGTGAACTTTATGTCAAAAATGTTACTGAAGCTCATTAAAAGTATAATCAGTTCACATGGTACTCACAGGCTATTGTTTCTCATGgactatttattttaatttttcgCAGTATTTTGTTAAGGAACAGCTCTGTTGAGCATTTGTTGGCAATTAAAAGTACCTTCGATTCAACACCCTTTTTGAAGGTCTGGGTACTAAATTATTTGATGCCattggtggaagaagtattcagatgcTTTAGCtaaaagtagaaaaacaacaataaaaaaatactttattatcagaaaagtaaagaagcttattcagcaaaatgtactcaaagttgtgaatgaatgcaggaatgtatgtatgtgatttctgccactagaggtctctcaatcaaaacaaaatacataagtAGCATGGGAGGTGAAAATCCGCCTGATTTCCTCCTGGAAGCTACAGATAAAACGCAGCATTACCTTGAATGAACTTGTGGATATCTCAGGGTTTggcatttgggataatgtaagtgcataaataaaaaaatatcaaaggtCTAGTCCAGTGTTTTCTAATCCTGATCCTGGGGGCCGTGCCCTGCATGTTGTGCTGTCATTAAGCTCTGCAGAAGCTTTATAATGATcaattcatttgaatcaggtgtgttgaagCAGGGAACCacctaaaacatgcagggcaggggatTGAAAAACATTGTTCTAGCCCTTTTTAGACAATTTAATACAGATATGCAACATATctttaaatacataaacagGTTGGCCAGCAGGGAAGCAAACAAATCCAAAAGGGATGTGGTAAAATGTGCAAATAAGGCTGAGCCGAAAGAGGAGGTATCGCTGCAGGTATATATATACTGAGGTGTTGATGAGATGACGAGGATCAGGTCTGTGGTAAGGAGACGGTGACAGAGGAAAGGCAGGTGGGATGCTAGAGGAGGAGCGGCAGGGTCCTGGACAAGAAAAGAGTCAGtacttggggggggggggatgatggatgggaggaaaaaatgtaaaacatgagTTACGTGGAGGCTGAAGATGTCTTGCCAGCTCACTGTTGTTTTGAACCTGAAATCTGCTAGCCTTGTTCTGTGACAATGGAGGATGATGACAATTATGTCTCAATTCTTCCAGCCTGTCCAGTTTAAACTACTGCGTCATTTGAACACTGATTCAATATAGAGTGTATGTAGAGTCAATAGTTTCTCTTTTGGTAGGTTTACTattcacagcagacattctGACTCGTCATACTGGGAAAAACACCGATGTTACTGATAAGTAAGCTTTGCTCCATTCAAGTTCCCTACTAAGCCATGGCAGTGCCACGGGACCTTTAAGTGAAGCAGATAAATTGAATCCAGACATCATTATTTAAACCGGTGCTTTTCATACTGTGACAAAATACAGAGAAACTCTGCAAGTGCAGCAACCACACTAGTGGATATGCaagaatattaaaaatgtaacccACAGGGGTCAGGCAAACCACTGCCATTAAAGACATTAGTGTTTTGGTAAGGCAGGCAATACATTGTTGACCATACAGTTAAAAATGAATCCAGGCCAGTTTAATGTTGGGGTAACTTCACAAAAAGTAGATATTAATGAGATGTCTAGAGTTATTTTTGCATTGCCTTAAGCACCAGAGTAACGTGTATGGTTTTATCTGAAGAGAATATGCCCTCATGATACAGCGGTTTTGGTGTCATGCTCTACCCGGTGCACACTACAGACAAATctaaagctgcaacaattaaatTGACACTTGGAAGACAGAAATAACACAGTCTGTCTTATAATATCTTGGGACATCCCCAACAAAAGTGTGAAAACGCTTCTCACGCTCACAAGACTACACCACCCTCTGCTTCCCGCCAATAGTTTAGAGCGAGAAAGTGAAACATCATGTATAGCCACTTAGTACTGCGATTGTAGGTTTTTGCCCCATTTAATAAAACAACTCAGCCTAATGTAACAACATAATATAAGACCTGCATATGATGTAACAACTGCACACAATGTAATCAGTCTCAGAGGCTGCGAGGCTGTACCAAGgcacaaaacattttataagctatatattttattttcatcaattgATAATACAGTCAATTCATTGTCTTCTGCAAACAGGTAatttatacagcactgctgGGTGTTTTATAATTTGATTCTCAAGAAGATGTAGCCTAATGTAATAATTCCACTCTAAAAAGAAGGCGATAACCACACCAAGAAATGCAGAACAAAATATTCACAGTACTGAGCTGTACCATTAGCaaattaaagtatatttttctGAGGTTCAGAGGAACTTTCTTGCGAAATGGTAATGAATACACCGGTTACACCAGATGTGATTTGTCAGCTGTATTTGAGGAGGTAGAcctgtttaatgtttatttcataCATTGAAGGCAGGATTAAAACCACTGAATcgtttcttttctttataaGAGCAATACATCTGAATGGGATGATGACAACAACGTATAGCGCACTGACAACCACAGTATGTCACACTTGCAGGCAGCATAGTAATAATTTGACTGTGAGTAATAAAACCATGGGTCATTAGGTGAACATTCATTACAGTTCAGTGGATGGTTTCCTTGGTTTTGCCTCCTCCTCATTTCGTGGAACATGGAAGTCCACGTATGGACACCACTTAGTGTTGAGGCACACCAGTTTCTTCAAAGTGGATGTTTTGATGATATTGAAACCAGTCTCTCCCCCAAAGGTGCTGGGCTTCCAGTACTCAGGGGAGCAGATTGGGTTTCCCAGCAGGCCTTTCAGAGAGAAGGGAGCACCCATCTCCACCATACTCTCACCAAATATAGCGTTGCCACGTGTTTTCTCCAGCAGGATGCCGGGGAAAAACTCCAAAGCATCTATGTCACCATAGAGTTCCTCTAAACCTCTGGCCATTTCCAAGTCATCTGTtaggaaaagagaaaacagctgtTATTAACCATCCCTTTACTGTTATCTTGTCATGTTACACCATAGACTGTATGGTTTCAGAGTTTCAGATATAAGTTATAGTTGcaattttttttccagcttaCCAGTAAATTCATAAAAAGAGGTGTATGGCTTCAGGTTGAACCTCTTCCTGTATTCATTAAAGGGCCTCACACGTGTTGCTCGAGATTCTCTGATGACCATTTCTGCCACTTTGACCACTACTTCAGGAGAGTTATGACCTCCACCTATCTGAAACCCAGACAAAACAGTTACAACAATGTTATTTTGTTGAACTGTTCAATAATACCATcaaacaaatgacaaactgtgaGAACAACCCTCCGTGATAAACCATGGGGTTGTGGGGAGGTTATTGGTTAGAAAAATGTGCCATATCATGTTTCACCATCACTGCGGTCTGCATGAGAGATCCTCCTGCAGTTCTTTGATCTTACAGCTGATTTTTATAGCATGCATCCGGAAAGATGACAGTGTTTTTCAATGAGGCAACAAGTCATAATGCAAGCATTTCAAACAAGAGACAAAATCAAATGATAAGGACTCAGCTCAACTTCCTTCACAGCATTTCCTGTCATATATCTGTCTTTACTCTGATAAATGTCAGCCTGATGATTCATCCACcagcaaatgttaaatattcattttgcaGTTCTCTGATTCACATCAAGTCACTATAAACtttcagtggtggaagaagtactaaGTACGatcctttacttgagtaaaagtgccATGTCTAAATACCCTACTTAAAGTAAGTGTTATTTTCTAAAATCCTATTTAAGAACAAAAGTATCATGAGCAAATTGaactaaaagtatcaaaagtaaaaagttcttgatctgcagaaaaaaaggccCATGACTGACTATTACATAATATTATTATGCAAAAttgttaatactgatgcatcagTGCATGAGttgcatttttctgtcattgCGACTCAAGGTCAAACTAGCTTTAACAGCCCTATATACAGTTGGTTAGTTtagtccagtggttcccaaccttgCAGTCGAGCCCCTGCTTAGGGTGCCAAGTTAAGTTAGTACTTCAACTTCACATATAAAATCTAACCAGACTTTACCCCTAAAACTACATTCTTGTAAACAGTCAATGGAAGGTATTTATCTACCTGTCCTGCAGGTTGTCGGGAGAAGGCATCCACCAGCTTCTCCACCCCAAAGTTCATGAGGAGGGAGGTGTTGTAAATAAACTGGGAGTACGGGATTTCATGTCCATCGATGAGAAAGCTGTCAGGCATCAGTGGGTGCCAGTGGTAGAGGTGGCCGAACTCCAGAGCGATGCGGTTGCTGTACTGGAAACGCTCTTTGAAGAGCAGAGAGGGATCGAACTTCAGCTTCAGCAGGTAACCACTCAGATGCTGCACGTACTCTTCGATTATGATGTTGATTATCTCCCCTGGAGGACAAAGAAATGTCATCAATTGATGTCACACATGGAGCTAAACTCTGCAACATTCTGTCAGAGAAATAGGATTTTTCCAATATGACACAAACTTGTAACTCACCAATGATGATGAGTCTGGTGGTCTGGAAAAGCTGCTCATCGTCCCAGGTGGGATGCTCTGCCTTCAGGATGTCACAGACTCTATTATGCTCTCTCAGCCATAAGGTGGCATACATGGTAAGACCCGGCAGGATGCCAAATATCTCCTGACCAATGACCAGACGTTTTTCTGGAGGGAGACCTTCAGGATACACCATGTGCACAGGGACCTCAGACACTGTAGGAGGGTACATCTCACCATTCACTAACTgtgaacaaacagaaacagtaaTCCACAAGTGAGAGAAgtattttaaaagtttgtagttaatttcctttttcttgcCACTGTCTGCTTGATTGTGCACAAGTCATTGCATGGCTTATTTATGAACCCTCCCACACAAAGTGGCTTTTAGATAAAGATGGTTTGAGGAAGTTCCCTTTCAAACCCTGATTAGAAGCATGTCAAAGGCAAGATAACAAACCATCAGCTGCCAGCGGTATGTAAAGTGAGAGACTGGATTGTCTCTCTTTACCACTTTATCACAATTGCTGCTCTCTGGAAACTGTTTGATTCTCAGAAGTTGCATGACACAGGAAATCAAAGTTATTTAAGGTCTTTTGTTGTACAAAAATCAACTCTGGCAGCAATACTCAAAACCTGAGTTATTAGATTTCCTTTCAAAAACAATATTGATTActctttacaataaaaaaacaggtatttcaaaGATTAATGGAGCGACTTGCCCTACCTAgaatgagaaataaaaatgtagtaCTTTCTACAGCAACtactggttagcttagcttagcagtaAAGACTGTAAGGGGAGAATGGGGAAACAGTAAGCAagggttagcttagctttgaaATAGTCTGACCATTTAACTTTGTCTAAAACCAcaatatataatgatataatacattttcacatcattGTTTTTATATGGATTATTAAAATGTTAGTTATTTGTGAGCTTTCTGCTAGTAGACAGATTGTGTTACCTTCACATAGAGCACAAAGCCAACTGTTTCCCCCAgttaactggctgctggctctTGCAAAGTATGAGTgatatcaatcttttcatctaactctaACTAAATTATACAAGTTTATTTCCCAAGATGTTGAACTTTTTCTTTATAACCTGATATTTCAGCTTTCCATCTTTATGAAGCCGGAGTTGAAGCTGTCGCATGAGGTTGTCTCCATAGATATTGCCCGCATCTACCTGCACaagtatgagaaaaatacagaaacgtGGTAAATAATTCTAAAGCAACCAATAAATTATTAAAGAGATGTGTCTCACCCCATGTCCTAAAGCCTTGGTGAAGCCCCCTTGAGCTTCATGGTTTGTCTTGAAAAACTGGTGGGTGAAGTGTTGGGCCATGAAGGCAAACATCAGATTGGTCCCCTGAGGATCTGGCCTGAATTTCTTTCTCTTAAAAAACCTCTCAGCCATCATTTTGGGATCAGGAAGAACAGATTtacctgcagagaaacaaacatgttaagATTGCCTTGGGAGCACAGTTGTATGTGTGTAGCTCTGAAGGTCTCACCTTTAGTTCCCATGGGCAGAGGACAGTCTTCAGgtacaggagggaggagacgggTGTAGTAGGATGTGTTGTAGTAGGACTCCCAGTTGATGTATCCATATTTGGTGTTGTAGGTCGGAGGGCTTGGAATAAGGTCGCTTCTGACTTTGGAGGACAGTGACAAAATGTTGTTGGTTGGTGATGCACTATGTatcaaatcccatgaaaagacaaaaaacaacaatacagtGATTGTCTGTGTAGCTAAAACCTGATTGCCCATACTTATTCTGTTCCTTAATGGTCTCTAGTTGGCTAAATATGGCTAATTGCACACCAGCAAGCCACACTTGTTCATTTtggtgacatgttcctttattaaaatgaacacaggCGCTGTAGGTTATTTTTACTCACCCCACATTCACACTTATGCAGCTGTTAATGCGCCCGACCACGAGCACACCAAATGCAGCTGAAAGTAGTGACAGCAAAGCGAAAGCatgaaactttaaaatatttatcaaAGGAAATCTTACTGCTCGTTTAAGTCCAACGTCTCAGTTCCTTCTTTGGGCTTGAACAATCGTTGGCACAAAGCTGGTCTCAAATGCTGttttgcaataataataaaaactccaAAATGTGTCTCCACCTCTAAATACATTAAAGTTGATAAAACCAAAACTCCTTTCAGAAAGCCTATCATCTATCCAAAAATATAGCCTACATAGTgtgaccagaaaaaaaacagagatgaaACAAAGCAAATGGTGGGAAAGTATTAGCTGCAAGCAAGTGACGTTGATTTATGGTCTGTGGTCTGCAATTCTGCAGtgacatgttttcagttttgttgcctTTAACCTTTGCGCCTACCTGTCAGCACTAATCTCATGATAGTGTCTTGCAGGAAAGAGTTGTTGACGAGGTCCCAGAACCACTGGAAGTGGGTGAGGATGAAGTGAACCGTCGCAGGTTTGGGCTTTAGCATGAGACGAACTCTGGTCCAGAACTCCGCTACACACAAAGATCAGTAATAAGTTGTGACTTATGCAgataaatcatttaataaaGTTTTAGAAATCActtataaaccatttataagAATTTGTTGTGTTGCCAGGTTGTCAAAAACATCCCATTGGCTGCTGTTTATCAGGCCACTAACTTTTGCTATTGGCTGATTGGAAAAGTGACAAACATGTAACCCTTTATTTATAACTTATTTATAACAGCAAATTCATTATATATCAAGCTTTATTAATTACTTACCAAAGATTCACAGAGCTAATTTACTTAGCAGGAGAGGTTAAGTAGGCCTGGTAGCCTTGGTGACACTTTTTAAAGTGTCACTATAACactttttgggaaatacacttattcgCCAACTTCTGGTTTAGCATCTAACCAGAGTTGCAAAAAGCAGTAGTGCAGTTATGTGCGTACAGAGTAAGcaagatatatacagtattaacAGTTAACCATTAATGAAGCCATTAGTTAAGGGAAGGGAATTTGAGGGTTAATTTGCCTAAAAGTCACATTAAAGTGGCATAGGCTGACCAGATGTTCACTCGGAGGTACCTTGAGCTGCAACTTTTAAATTCATGTTGgtaattc encodes the following:
- the ptgs1 gene encoding prostaglandin G/H synthase 1 → MKQFSLFSIWVFINLLLLKSSSCAGDSSVVNPCCDYPCQNSGVCVRFGTEGYQCDCTRTGFYGDNCTVPEFWTRVRLMLKPKPATVHFILTHFQWFWDLVNNSFLQDTIMRLVLTVRSDLIPSPPTYNTKYGYINWESYYNTSYYTRLLPPVPEDCPLPMGTKGKSVLPDPKMMAERFFKRKKFRPDPQGTNLMFAFMAQHFTHQFFKTNHEAQGGFTKALGHGVDAGNIYGDNLMRQLQLRLHKDGKLKYQLVNGEMYPPTVSEVPVHMVYPEGLPPEKRLVIGQEIFGILPGLTMYATLWLREHNRVCDILKAEHPTWDDEQLFQTTRLIIIGEIINIIIEEYVQHLSGYLLKLKFDPSLLFKERFQYSNRIALEFGHLYHWHPLMPDSFLIDGHEIPYSQFIYNTSLLMNFGVEKLVDAFSRQPAGQIGGGHNSPEVVVKVAEMVIRESRATRVRPFNEYRKRFNLKPYTSFYEFTDDLEMARGLEELYGDIDALEFFPGILLEKTRGNAIFGESMVEMGAPFSLKGLLGNPICSPEYWKPSTFGGETGFNIIKTSTLKKLVCLNTKWCPYVDFHVPRNEEEAKPRKPSTEL